The following DNA comes from Gammaproteobacteria bacterium.
CGTCCGGTTTTTCTTTTAGTTCCCACCCGCCCCTTCAGTGCGCGTTCACGGCACTTGGTCGTTTAAGACGAGATTGTCTGTGGCGGCACAGGCCTTGGCATATTCCAACAGCTCACCCGCCACCAAAATCCCGGGCGTGCCGGTGGCGCGCCGCAGACGCCGGCTCACGCTTATGGCGGCATCCCAACCGGCATAGGGACCGCTCATGACCCGGCACAGCCCCCGTTTGACCGTGGCACGGGTCACCACCGGCAAACCCAGCCGGCGGACTGTCTCAGTCATGCGGGCAACGCCGGCAGCATCCTCGAAAGCGCCCACCTGCACCAGCCATCTTTCGGCCGGCTGCGCGGCCGGTCGTGGCGGGGAAGGTTTGCGGGCAGTGATCGGCACGGGCAGACCACTGACCTGCTTGACTGCCCGCATGGCTTCTTCCCAGGCCGCGTCACCAATCGCCTGATCGCTGACGGCGATGACGGCCGTTACAATGGGCGTGAAATTCTGGCGGGATTCAAGCCCGCCCTCCGCCAGGGGGGCATGCGCCTCCAGGTACAACACGCCGTCGCGCCAGCCTGCTTTATAAGGCTGGTTCAGAATGTGCACCTTGGTGCCCACGGGGACATCGGGAAACAGCTCTGCAATGTTTTCCGGATACATGCGCAGGCAGCCATGGCTGATACGCATGCCCACGCTGAAGGGCCGGTTGGTGCCGTGAATCAGATAACTGGTCAAGCCCAGGCGCATGGCGTAACGGCCCAGCGGATTGTCCGGTCCCGGTGGCACCACCTTGGACAGGGGCATGCCTTCGGCTGCGTGCTCGGCCAGGATGGAGGCAGGCACCGTCCAGGCGGGATCCACTTTTTTCTCGACGATTTTTGTAACCGTGGCAGGAATGGCCCGACCCTCGGAACCGATTCCCAGGGGATAGGTTTTCACCACCCGGCTGCCGTCTTTGGCGGGCGGCGGGAAGTAGTACAGTCGCAACTCGGGCAGATTGACAATGATACCTTCCCATGGTGCAGGGGGCAGCACAT
Coding sequences within:
- a CDS encoding LysM peptidoglycan-binding domain-containing protein; the protein is MRHFSRAGFIRCLQVLPVAFLLLVADPATAATFPWPAKGDQLVGRLGTAVVAAGETLLDIARRHDLGLEEIVAANPGVDPWLPPVGTRVVLPTEYVLPPAPWEGIIVNLPELRLYYFPPPAKDGSRVVKTYPLGIGSEGRAIPATVTKIVEKKVDPAWTVPASILAEHAAEGMPLSKVVPPGPDNPLGRYAMRLGLTSYLIHGTNRPFSVGMRISHGCLRMYPENIAELFPDVPVGTKVHILNQPYKAGWRDGVLYLEAHAPLAEGGLESRQNFTPIVTAVIAVSDQAIGDAAWEEAMRAVKQVSGLPVPITARKPSPPRPAAQPAERWLVQVGAFEDAAGVARMTETVRRLGLPVVTRATVKRGLCRVMSGPYAGWDAAISVSRRLRRATGTPGILVAGELLEYAKACAATDNLVLNDQVP